One Thiofilum sp. genomic window carries:
- the cmr5 gene encoding type III-B CRISPR module-associated protein Cmr5 → MATLDQQRATFAWAAISEVKPNLVKKEYTNLAKAIPTMMMSNGLMQTLAFLQAKNEEQHQKLLAHILNWLDIRFSMGGLSFEKAINALHYSDSATYMQLTNETMALLRWIRQFADARKAMG, encoded by the coding sequence ATGGCAACTTTAGACCAACAACGAGCAACCTTTGCATGGGCTGCAATCAGTGAAGTTAAGCCCAATCTAGTCAAAAAAGAATACACCAATCTGGCTAAAGCGATACCCACCATGATGATGAGTAATGGGTTGATGCAAACACTTGCTTTTTTGCAAGCCAAAAATGAAGAGCAACACCAGAAATTGTTAGCTCATATATTGAATTGGCTGGATATTCGCTTTTCGATGGGTGGGCTATCATTTGAAAAGGCAATAAATGCTTTACATTATTCTGATTCAGCAACTTATATGCAGTTAACAAACGAAACGATGGCGCTGCTACGCTGGATTCGCCAATTTGCTGATGCTCGCAAGGCAATGGGGTAA
- the cmr6 gene encoding type III-B CRISPR module RAMP protein Cmr6, translating into MGKVSFEIPRLTVPDYIAEREQQIERETAPGHKFSIYFKASTITGEVDDGNDNRQKNRLKELADKDDLAALEREGIQRRNDWDKLSSGKSKALGQTLKVPLVSIEQITALRQRQQALVSLAAVDTKLSLEAEATSSLATGMGMEHPLENGFAFLNPYGLPYLPGSSIKGVLRRAAEELAFDENSQFDILDVWFLFGFEGAAGSWWSLTGKEKQALSDEQKQRRAESKQQFDAHLLALVNKPKLVSFIKKVVPEGKEQNDFVAAPQSFLQKLDGIRQKLSLGGALTFWDAIPELAGNTMGMDVMTPHYGDYYQGNGTPHDAGSPNPIVFMVIPAKSKFTFHVTADTYRLKEVQNWQALMQTAFEHAFKWLGFGAKTAVGYGAMRDINKSANSQAKTQQAAIIAESEPEIWAGAKIKFNRANGTLTVEKSGKTANALKPKGEELLNTLAPAIKQKVMSNQFVKVNAYVQDKELVKIEIQG; encoded by the coding sequence ATGGGGAAAGTAAGTTTTGAAATTCCACGCTTAACCGTTCCCGATTACATTGCTGAACGAGAACAGCAAATTGAAAGGGAAACAGCACCGGGACATAAATTCTCGATTTACTTCAAAGCCTCAACGATTACAGGAGAGGTAGATGATGGTAATGACAATAGACAAAAAAATCGCCTAAAAGAATTGGCTGATAAAGATGACTTAGCTGCTCTTGAGCGAGAAGGTATACAAAGAAGAAATGACTGGGACAAGTTGAGTTCTGGCAAAAGCAAAGCTCTTGGTCAAACATTGAAAGTGCCTCTGGTCTCGATTGAGCAAATCACAGCATTACGCCAACGCCAACAGGCTTTGGTTTCCCTTGCCGCCGTCGATACGAAATTGTCACTTGAAGCCGAAGCCACTTCATCATTGGCAACCGGCATGGGCATGGAGCATCCGCTGGAGAATGGTTTTGCTTTCTTGAACCCTTACGGATTGCCATATCTACCCGGTAGTAGCATCAAAGGCGTGTTGCGCCGTGCAGCAGAAGAACTGGCTTTTGATGAAAATAGTCAATTCGATATACTTGATGTTTGGTTTTTATTTGGGTTTGAAGGTGCAGCCGGTAGTTGGTGGTCTTTAACCGGCAAAGAGAAACAGGCTCTCAGTGATGAGCAAAAGCAGCGACGGGCAGAGTCAAAACAACAGTTTGATGCTCATTTACTGGCTTTGGTAAACAAACCTAAATTGGTCAGTTTTATTAAGAAAGTAGTACCCGAAGGTAAGGAGCAGAATGACTTTGTAGCAGCCCCCCAGAGTTTTCTGCAAAAACTGGATGGGATTAGACAAAAATTATCTTTAGGTGGCGCATTGACATTCTGGGATGCCATTCCCGAATTGGCAGGCAATACGATGGGGATGGATGTGATGACCCCACATTACGGGGATTACTATCAAGGCAACGGCACACCCCACGATGCTGGCAGCCCCAACCCGATTGTGTTTATGGTCATTCCAGCCAAGTCCAAATTTACCTTTCACGTAACAGCGGATACGTACCGCTTGAAAGAGGTGCAGAACTGGCAGGCATTGATGCAAACAGCCTTTGAGCACGCTTTCAAATGGCTTGGCTTTGGTGCGAAAACAGCGGTAGGTTATGGAGCGATGCGGGATATTAATAAATCCGCCAACTCTCAGGCTAAAACACAGCAAGCCGCGATTATTGCCGAATCCGAACCCGAAATCTGGGCGGGTGCAAAAATCAAATTCAACCGCGCTAATGGCACGTTGACTGTTGAGAAAAGCGGCAAAACCGCTAATGCACTCAAGCCAAAAGGCGAAGAACTGCTGAATACGCTTGCCCCTGCTATCAAACAAAAAGTGATGAGCAATCAGTTTGTGAAAGTGAATGCGTATGTGCAAGATAAAGAACTGGTAAAAATTGAGATTCAAGGATAA